In a genomic window of Scomber japonicus isolate fScoJap1 chromosome 17, fScoJap1.pri, whole genome shotgun sequence:
- the znf106b gene encoding zinc finger protein 106, giving the protein MAKVQTPREKVGQPAVKEETNPKPIRRRREKRNYCILCRKSYLKHEAQEHMHSMLHHREMETALGKNSFHECQACRASSMGLNEYAQHISTAQHKDKLKSLMARNVKAVPLDKTLNKETVNRILERNKTLKKEEKKIMKKKKKKQKQVAGQKYANLQSVITRKNKVASRIVNPEQSKKASWRTLKHMQETHQKGSGHAVVQNKENKISSRHDKYFSVSNQINTQGQQLSWPAISHNCYNDQYDTDFTTDHLPINRSIFNQDQDGRPSTSQPGQEQAANSANTSANAAPIRDMDVSAMLRQIRRALGVREPCRADREARKQSSEADARVTDHCTAQQVGTRKEQPAGGSFRNHNSEAADACVQFLPAKQTTSVPVRGCQTTSAEPKVRIAHKPSKDQGGKEDGLKPSMQKLLTLSGARSQLNWRDMRWKRQEKSNGMPRFGTELGNPFSDQEYSVQAEDNNMPLSEGFHWESLPGTHPSTHWPQRPPPQYTTDKDSLTETRSSSGMQEGVGQSSSTQEGSSQTAAAAVPVKVEPNLGDENRDLRDDSSANKRKHNLNDGISDVNPGGKKKKTKSNKDQGQMDQLLAVSLREEELSHSLQDLDKSLVQARNALQAAYAEVQRLLLLRQQFTAEVNSLRAKRIEILQGMQEGYTGGSNAVEIASTSSAGAADTSSQLPSASNPVSSINQHPPTSLSLPSISVKQEIYRPPSAGQPSLLAQTISCNADGPRVALFPSDLLLLSPPHLAASTTAATSSIKLRPGCSTSVNTPPAAESSYKQQEPVPKEGLNVSVKSESLAREEIVLVESHSEEEMAKNVSNVKGKELTAVKSTFAPEKDKNASTAASDDDGGNESDNSVEMMEPSNLVVIDIDESDKEDSPETVSNVTANQEPPQQSVSVDFSSATTQTLQQDVERKFQPVKEANIQPESDQPVSDEEPFFGAFVNHTGPVHGLQVHDGFLYTCSGDKTARAYNLVNGECHAVFEGHTNKVNCLLVSSPTNMPARLYTGSSDQTICCYSIKSKKCLEQIPLPDRVLCLHIAWNILYAGLANGSVASHDLKTLKQLDVLECHGPRGVSCLGTSQEGARRVLLVGSYDSTISVRDARNGLLLRTLEGHSKTVLCMKVVNDLVFSGSSDASVHAHNIHTGELVRIYKGHGHAVTSIVILGKVMVTACLDKLVRVYELQSHDRLQVYGGHSDMVMCMAVHKSVIYTGCYDGSVKAVKLNLMKNFRCWWPNCSLIFGMAAHLQQHLIGDHSNPNLQTVKCRWRGCNTFFSTQQQVRQELPKHMQSHVDKDSKVQP; this is encoded by the exons ATGGCAAAGGTTCAGACCCCACGTGAGAAGGTGGGTCAACCCGCTGTGAAGGAGGAGACCAACCCCAAACccataagaagaagaagggaaaaacgCAACTACTGTATTTTATGTCGTAAGTCATATTTGAAACAT GAAGCGCAAGAGCATATGCACAGCATGCTGCATCACAGGGAGATGGAAACAGCGCTGGGCAA AAATTCATTTCATGAATGCCAGGCATGTAGAGCATCCTCCATGGGTTTAAATGAGTATGCCCAGCACATCTCTACAGCTCAACACAAAGATAAGTTGAAGAGCTTGATGGCTAGAAATGTGAAGGCTGTTCCGCTGGATAAGACTCTGAACAAAGAGACCGTGAACAGAATCCTGGAGAGAAACAAGACTCTAAAGAAAGAGGA GaagaaaattatgaaaaagaaaaaaaagaaacagaagcagGTAGCTGGTCAGAAGTATGCAAATTTGCAATCGGTGATcaccagaaaaaacaaagtggCATCCAGAATAGTAAATCCTGAACAATCCAAAAAAGCAAGCTGGAGGACACTGAAACATATGCAAGAAACTCACCAGAAAGGAAGTGGTCATGCTGTTGTTCAGAAcaaagagaacaaaatatcCAGTAGGCATGATAAGTACTTTTCTGTGAGCAACCAAATTAACACCCAAGGACAGCAATTATCATGGCCTGCCATCAGCCATAACTGCTACAATGATCAATATGATACAGACTTCACCACTGATCACCTCCCTATAAATCGATCCATCTTCAATCAAGACCAAGATGGGAGGCCAAGTACTTCACAGCCAGGACAAGAACAAGCTGCTAATTCTGCTAACACATCCGCCAATGCTGCGCCCATACGGGATATGGATGTCAGCGCAATGCTTAGGCAAATCAGAAGGGCGCTGGGTGTGAGGGAACCATGTAGAGCAGATCGTGAAGCTCGGAAGCAGAGCAGCGAGGCAGATGCCCGAGTGACCGATCATTGCACCGCTCAACAAGTTGGAACAAGGAAAGAGCAGCCAGCAGGTGGCTCCTTCAGGAACCACAACAGTGAAGCTGCAGATGCATGTGTGCAGTTTCTACCTGCTAAGCAGACAACTTCTGTTCCAGTCAGGGGATGTCAGACCACATCTGCTGAGCCCAAGGTTCGAATTGCCCACAAACCAAGCAAAGATCAGgggggaaaagaggatggaCTTAAACCAAGTATGCAGAAGTTGCTCACTTTATCAGGTGCCAGAAGTCAGTTGAACTGGAGGGATATGAGATGGAAAAGACAGGAGAAGAGTAATGGCATGCCCAG GTTTGGAACTGAGTTGGGGAACCCTTTCTCTGACCAAGAATACTCAGTGCAGGCGGAGGACAACAACATGCCGCTTTCAGAGGGCTTCCACTGGGAGTCACTTCCAGGCACTCATCCAAGTACACACTGGCCCCAGCGTCCTCCACCCCAGTACACAACAGATAAAGACTCTCTCACCGAGACACGGTCCAGTTCTGGGATGCAGGAGGGTGTAGGGCAGTCTTCTTCAACACAGGAGGGCAGcagtcagacagcagcagcagcagtgccaGTGAAAGTGGAACCAAACCTGGGAGATGAAAACAGAGATTTGAGAGACGACAGCAGTGCCAACAAGAGGAAACACAACTTA AATGATGGCATTTCTGATGTGAACCCAggtggaaaaaagaagaaaacaaagtcaaacaagg ACCAGGGCCAAATGGACCAGCTGTTGGCAGTGTCTTTGAGGGAGGAGGAGCTGAGCCATTCACTGCAGGATTTGGACAAGTCTCTGGTCCAGGCCCGCAATGCATTGCAAGCTGCCTATGCAGAAGTCCAAAGACTCCTGCTGCTGAGACAGCAG TTTACTGCTGAGGTCAACAGTCTGAGAGCCAAACGGATTGAGATCCTGCAGGGGATGCAAG AAGGATATACAGGAGGATCAAACGCTGTGGAGATAGCCTCCACCTCATCAGCAGGGGCAGCTGATACCTCCAGCCAGCTACCATCTGCCTCAAACCCAGTGTCTTCCATCAACCAGCATCCTCCAACCTCTCTGTCCCTGCCAAGCATTTCAGTAAAGCAAGAAATCTACCGACCACCCAGCGCTGGACAGCCAAGTCTGTTAGCCCAAACCATCTCGTGTAATGCTGATGGACCTCGTGTGGCCTTGTTTCCCTCTGATCTGCTGCTACTCTCACCGCCACACTTGGCTGCTTCCACAACTGCTGCTACCTCTTCCATAAAACTCAGGCCAGGGTGTTCCACATCGGTGAATACGCCACCTGCTGCCGAGTCTTCCTACAAGCAGCAGGAGCCCGTGCCAAAGGAAGGGTTAAATGTGAGTGTGAAGAGTGAAAGTTTAGCAAGGGAAGAAATAGTGTTGGTTGAAAGTCACTCTGAGGAGGAGATGGCAAAAAATGTCAGCAATGTGAAAGGGAAAGAGTTGACAGCAGTAAAGTCAACTTTTGCCcctgaaaaagataaaaacgCATCGACTGCAGCATCAGACGACGATGGAGGGAATGAGAGCGATAACTCGGTGGAAATGATGGAGCCCTCCAACCTGGTGGTCATTGATATTGACGAATCAGATAAGGAGGACTCACCTGAGACTGTCTCAAATGTTACAGCTAATCAAGAGCCTCCTCAGCAGTCTGTCAGTGTGGACTTCAGTTCTGCAACCACACAGACACTTCAGCAGGATGTTGAGAG AAAATTTCAGCCAGTGAAAGAGGCGAATATTCAACCTG AGTCTGATCAGCCAGTCAGTGATGAGGAACCGTTCTTTGGTGCCTTCGTAAACCACACAGGCCCCGTCCACGGCCTGCAGGTCCACGATGGCTTCTTGTACACATGCTCAGGGGACAAAACAGCACGAGCCTACAATCTGGTG AACGGAGAGTGCCACGCAGTGTTTGAGGGCCACACAAACAAAGTCAACTGTTTGCTGGTGTCATCGCCCACGAACATGCCTGCACGCCTCTACACCGGCTCCAGTGACCAGACGATTTGCTGTTACAGCATAAAG TCTAAGAAGTGTCTGGAGCAGATCCCTCTACCAGACAGAGTGTTGTGTTTGCACATAGCCTGGAACATCCTGTACGCTGGGCTCGCCAATGGATCAGTGGCAAGCCATGATCTGAAG ACTCTGAAACAGCTGGATGTCTTGGAGTGCCATGGCCCACGAGGTGTCAGCTGCCTGGGTACGTCCCAGGAGGGCGCCCGCCGGGTGCTGCTGGTTGGCTCCTATGACAGCACCATCAGCGTACGAGATGCCAGGAACGGTCTGCTGCTGCGCACGCTGGAGGGTCACTCCAAGACTGTACTCTGTATGAAA GTGGTGAATGACCTGGTCTTCAGTGGCTCCAGTGATGCATCTGTTCATGCCCACAACATCCAT ACGGGTGAGTTGGTTCGTATCTACAAGGGTCATGGTCACGCAGTCACATCCATTGTCATCTTGGGGAAAGTTATGGTCACAGCCTGTCTGGATAAACTGGTTCGAGTTTATGAACTGCAG TCCCATGACCGCCTGCAGGTGTACGGTGGACATAGTGATATGGTGATGTGCATGGCTGTCCATAAGAGTGTG ATCTACACGGGTTGTTATGATGGAAGTGTCAAAGCAGTAAAGCTCAACTTGATGAAGAACTTCCGCTGCTGG TGGCCGAATTGCAGTCTGATTTTCGGCATGGCGGCGCACCTACAGCAGCACCTCATCGGAGACCACAGCAACCCAAATCTGCAGACGGTCAAATgccgctggagaggctgcaaCACATTCTTTTCCACACAGCAGCAAGTTAGACAG GAACTTCCCAAACACATGCAGAGCCACGTGGACAAAGACAGTAAGGTGCAGCCTTGA
- the capn3b gene encoding calpain-3b isoform X2 encodes MGDKQHKQPLVEETKVKVLFETQASLGPDDKADHPLTGTNSIYSAILSRNETVKDAKRLKTFLELRDKYVQKKVLFEDPLFPANDSSLFYSHKSSMKLEWKRPSEICENPQFIVDGANRTDICQGKLGDCWLLAAIACLTLSEKLLYRVIPPDQSFTENYAGIFHFQFWRYGEWIDVVVDDRIPTCKNQLVFTKSFRENEFWSALLEKAYAKLHGSYEALKGGNTLDAMEDFTGGLTEFFELSEAPKELFKIMKKALQRGSLMGCSIDISSASEMETRTEQGLVRGHAYSIIGLEECDEVAKNTRIRLIRLRNPWGWVLWKGPWSANSEQWSTISIADKDNLKKQTVETSEFWMSFDDFKKNFTKLEMCNLTPDTLQGDERNSWSVSVNEGRWVRGSSAGGCRNFPDTFWTNPQYRLQLYEEDDDPEDERVACTVVVALMQKGRRMQRHQGARFLTIGFSIYEVPKEMCGQNKHLQKDFFLYTASKAKCKTYINLREVTERFRLPPGEYVIIPTTFEHHQEGEFILRVFSEKRSTSEEAENIIEPGQIQPIVFVSDRARANKEIEHDGIRGEKRKKPKKKHFEPEEETEEEKQFRAIYEQISGEDMQVCASELKTIMKNVFSKHNEIKTEGFSLETCRSIIALMDTDGTGKLNLQEFKHLWKKIKAWQLIFKRYDQDKSSSICSFEMRNAVNDAGFHLNKQLYDIIAMRYADEHLNIDFDSYICCFVRLEGMFRAFNAFDNDGDGIIKLNVLEWLQLTMYS; translated from the exons ATGGGGGACAAGCAACATAAACAGCCTCTTGTTGAGGAGACAAAGGTGAAAGTGCTTTTTGAAACTCAAGCATCGCTTGGGCCCGATGACAAAGCTGATCACCCTCtcactgggaccaactccatctATTCTGCAATCTTAAGCAGAAACGAGACCGTTAAGGATGCCAAGCGTCTTAAGACTTTTTTGGAGCTGCGAGACAAATACGTGCAAAAGAAAGTATTGTTTGAAGACCCTCTGTTCCCTGCAAACGACTCCTCGCTCTTCTACAGTCACAAATCTTCAATGAAGTTGGAGTGGAAACGTCCCTCG GAAATTTGTGAAAACCCCCAGTTCATCGTGGATGGAGCCAACAGGACAGACATCTGTCAGGGAAAACTGG GTGACTGTTGGCTGCTTGCTGCCATTGCCTGTCTGACTCTGAGTGAGAAACTGCTGTACAGAGTGATTCCCCCAGATCAGAGCTTCACTGAAAACTATGCCGGCATCTTCCATTTCCAG TTCTGGCGTTATGGCGAATGGATCGATGTGGTTGTGGACGACCGCATCCCCACCTGCAAAAACCAGCTGGTGTTTACCAAATCCTTCCGAGAGAATGAGTTCTGGAGTGCTCTATTGGAAAAAGCTTATGCCAA GTTGCACGGGTCTTATGAGGCACTGAAAGGAGGTAACACTTTAGATGCCATGGAGGATTTCACAGGAGGACTTACCGAGTTCTTCGAGCTGTCTGAGGCACCCAAGGAGCTCTTCAAGATCATGAAGAAGGCCCTTCAGAGAGGTTCCCTGATGGGCTGCTCCATCGAT ATTTCTTCAGCAAGTGAAATGGAGACTCGGACTGAGCAGGGGCTGGTCCGTGGTCATGCCTACTCCATCATAGGCCTGGAGGAG TGTGACGAGGTTGCAAAGAACACTAGAATTCGTCTGATTCGCTTGCGCAATCCCTGGGGTTGGGTGCTCTGGAAAGGACCCTGGAGTGCAAA TTCAGAACAATGGTCCACCATTTCCATCGCCGACAAGgacaacttaaaaaaacagactgtGGAGACAAGTGAGTTCTG GATGTCCTTTGATGATTTTAAGAAGAACTTCACTAAGTTAGAGATGTGTAACCTCACCCCTGACACGCTGCAGGGTGATGAAAGGAACAGCTGGTCGGTGTCGGTGAATGAGGGTCGCTGGGTGAGAGGCAGCTCTGCCGGTGGCTGCAGGAATTTCCCAG ACACCTTCTGGACGAACCCTCAGTATCGACTGCAACTGTATGAAGAGGATGACGACCCAGAGGATGAGCGGGTGGCCTGCACCGTCGTCGTGGCTCTGATGCAGAAAGGTCGGAGGATGCAGCGCCATCAAGGGGCCAGATTCCTCACCATTGGATTTTCCATCTATGAG GTGCCAAAGGAG ATGTGTGGACAGAATAAGCATCTGCAGAAGGACTTCTTCTTGTATACGGCCTCCAAGGCCAAATGCAAGACTTACATCAACCTGCGGGAGGTAACGGAGCGTTTCCGTCTTCCTCCAGGAGAGTACGTCATTATCCCCACGACCTTTGAACACCATCAAGAGGGGGAGTTCATTCTCAGGGTCTTTTCTGAGAAGAGGAGTACGTCTGA GGAGGCAGAGAACATAATCGAGCCAGGTCAAATACAG CCTATTGTATTTGTGTCAGACAGAGCACGCGCCAACAAAGAAATTGAGCATGACGGCATtcgaggagaaaagaggaagaaaccaAAG aaaaaacactttgaacCCGAGGAGGAAACAGAAGAGGAAAAGCAATTCAGGGCCATTTACGAACAGATATCTGGTGAG GACATGCAGGTCTGTGCCAGTGAACTCAAAACAATCATGAAGAACGTGTTCTCCAAAC ataatgaaataaagacagaGGGTTTTAGCCTGGAGACGTGTCGGAGTATTATCGCCTTGATGGAT ACTGATGGGACCGGAAAACTGAATCTGCAGGAGTTCAAACACTTGTGGAAAAAGATTAAAGCGTGGCAG CTGATCTTCAAACGTTATGATCAAGACAAATCCAGCTCCATCTGTAGTTTTGAAATGAGGAATGCTGTTAATGATGCAG GCTTTCACCTCAACAAACAGTTATATGACATCATAGCCATGCGCTATGCAGACGAACACCTAAACATCGACTTTGACAGTTACATCTGCTGTTTCGTAAGACTAGAGGGCATGTTCA GGGCTTTCAATGCCTTTGACAACGATGGAGATGGAATTATCAAGCTCAATGTCCTGGAG TGGCTTCAGCTGACCATGTATTCTTAG
- the capn3b gene encoding calpain-3b isoform X1 yields the protein MKEKPIVFVSDRARANKEIEHDGIRGEKRKKPKKKHFEPEEETEEEKQFRAIYEQISGEDMQVCASELKTIMKNVFSKHNEIKTEGFSLETCRSIIALMDTDGTGKLNLQEFKHLWKKIKAWQLIFKRYDQDKSSSICSFEMRNAVNDAGFHLNKQLYDIIAMRYADEHLNIDFDSYICCFVRLEGMFRAFNAFDNDGDGIIKLNVLEWLQLTMYS from the exons ATGAAAGAAAAG CCTATTGTATTTGTGTCAGACAGAGCACGCGCCAACAAAGAAATTGAGCATGACGGCATtcgaggagaaaagaggaagaaaccaAAG aaaaaacactttgaacCCGAGGAGGAAACAGAAGAGGAAAAGCAATTCAGGGCCATTTACGAACAGATATCTGGTGAG GACATGCAGGTCTGTGCCAGTGAACTCAAAACAATCATGAAGAACGTGTTCTCCAAAC ataatgaaataaagacagaGGGTTTTAGCCTGGAGACGTGTCGGAGTATTATCGCCTTGATGGAT ACTGATGGGACCGGAAAACTGAATCTGCAGGAGTTCAAACACTTGTGGAAAAAGATTAAAGCGTGGCAG CTGATCTTCAAACGTTATGATCAAGACAAATCCAGCTCCATCTGTAGTTTTGAAATGAGGAATGCTGTTAATGATGCAG GCTTTCACCTCAACAAACAGTTATATGACATCATAGCCATGCGCTATGCAGACGAACACCTAAACATCGACTTTGACAGTTACATCTGCTGTTTCGTAAGACTAGAGGGCATGTTCA GGGCTTTCAATGCCTTTGACAACGATGGAGATGGAATTATCAAGCTCAATGTCCTGGAG TGGCTTCAGCTGACCATGTATTCTTAG